Within the Xanthocytophaga agilis genome, the region TCTGGTAAGTGAGATCTGAAATTAACTGACCATTTTTATAGATACGCTGATGCGCATCCGTTGTAAATTCCACCTCAATTGTTTCGTTGGTAGATGCAGGAGTATTAGTAGTACCTGCAATACCCCCTGATGATTGCACCCATACCCAGCGTCCAACCAAGTCTGTACTGGAATATTTTTCTGCTGGTGAAACAGAATTTGTATTACATTGGGTAAAGGCTAAAAGTATAGCCACGAAAAACAGGTGTTTCATGTTTTTGTCGTTTTTTATCATGACCCACACTAAACCCCAAAGGTTGCAAGTATTTCTAAAAAAAATCATTTAAATCATAGATAGACAGAAATAGTCTTTAGTACTTTATACAAACACAATCTACTATCTACCAATCAAAGAATGACGTCTAAACACTACTTGTCTCTATTTTTTATTATTCCCTTTATAACCACCCTTCCTGCAACGTTCCAAACATATTCTGAATGTAGTTGTCCAATTTCAAATGGATATATAGAAATTAGAAAAGAGCCTTTATTTTATATGGGACAACCATCCAGAAATGCTATGATTAAATCTGATAAGGATTCTCTGGTTATAAATACACATGAAGGACATTTACTAGTAATAGCCGAAATTACAGGGTTATTACTAGTAGGTATAAAGAAAAAAGAACAACTTTTTGTGTATTCTAAACTAAAAAAAGTTTTTTTTCAGAAAGGAGAGGTCATCAAAAAAGGGGCAGTATTAGGTATTGCGAAAAAAGACGAGAGTACTCAAAGGTACATTATTGCGTTTAGTGTTTGGAAAGACATAGACAAGCTTGAGCCCGAATTATTTATCAATTGCCATAAACGAGTAGTTAAGTAAAATTACAGTTATCAGACTGGCTCTTTTTAACTTTTCAAAAAGATGAAAACACTTTCACTAATAATCCGCAAGGAGTTGCTGTTAGCAAAAACAATGTAATTGCTGAGCTTATTACTGCATAAGATGATCGCGTTACTCCCCGCTTTGATCAAATGTTACTGATGGGAACACTTAAAATTTAACTACTCTCCTGGCAGCTTTTATATAAACTATACTGACAATAGATTCCTCTAAAATAGTGTACGTAAAGGCAACCTGATTAGGATTATTTTGTATAGCCTCCCATGTCTGACGATCTACCAGTTCCTCCTCTTCTGCATATTCTATATCTTTTTGTATAGGAAGTTTATGGAAATGCTTTTTATCAAAAAAGTCATAGAATCCATTTAGCAGTTTTTCTTTGGTTAAACCAGGATTCTCTTCATTAGTTTGTGCAGAGTAGGTATACAGAGACAATCCTTTTAATGTGTCAGCGAAAATGCGTTTTCCTTTATAATCTTTGATATAAAAATAAACCTTTGCATTCTCATAATCTGTTGAATTGACAATCATCTGAAGACAGAAAGTATCTGCATGTTTCTGGTCCGAGAAGAAATACTTTTTCTGTGTAAAATACCTCGTACTGATATTAACAGGATTAGTAGCAAAATTAAAACTCAACAGACAGTGTAGAAGAATCAGAAGGTTCATTTCTATTAAAGGACTACAAAAGTTATATACCACGACCAATACAAACCAGTACTACACAAATGTATACTACTGGTTTGCAAAAGTAACTCACATTCTTTATCTATACTCTAAACCATCTTTCTCCCAACGAATCTGATTACAGATCCTTTGCCGTTATGGTATTTCCCTTCTTCTAACATAACATCTTCTTCTTCTAGTAATAGCAATTCATAGTTTTGAAAATCAGCCAGTATCTCTTCTTTAGAATACAGCATAGCCACATCCTTTGGTCCTCCCACTTTGGGATTCTGTTTCACAAGGTGTATATGTTTTTTGCTAAATGCTTCCAGAATTACGATTCCACCCGGTTTCAGAAACGTGTCCAGCTTTTTGTGAAATAGGGACTTCTTTTCAGCGGAGAAATGGGCATAGATAAGGCTAATAGCATCAAATGACTCGCATTTAAACGCAAGGTGTTCCAAATCCCCTACAATATACTCCAGACTCACGCTATTTTCCTTTGCCAGTTGCAGGGCTTTGGCTTGTCCTTCTATACTTTGATCAAAGGAAGTGACTTTCCATCCTTGCTGTGCTGCAAATACCCCATTGCGACCTTCTCCATCTGCGGGCATTAGGATAGTGCCAGGCATAAACTTCAGAAGCCACTCCTTAAAAAACAGATTAGGTATTTTGCCATAGGCAAACTCTTGCTCTTTATATCGTTCGTCCCAATTCGGATTTATATTCATGGTGTTTTATACTAATGGTTAAGTTGTCAGTGAATAAAGAATTGACTACATACAAACTATTCGTGTAGTTTCTTTGTGATTTAGCTTTTATCATCTCGTGTAACAATTAGTCGAAGGACAGACTCCACAAAAGGTACACCTACAAACACCATCCAGGGGACTAATGATATGGTTAGTAAAAACGTCCGCTGATACAAAGGCAATGCCGCCAATGCCTCACCGAAGAAATAAAGAAATAGGGTAATGGAAGGATAGATAACAATCCAGATCTTGAAAGATGCAATTAATTTTAACTTTGTTTTCATACACAGGAAATTGCTTTTGAGAATCATTTTATTTATCTCAAAAGTAGTATCAATGAGTAAGTGTATGATAGGACAAAAATGCAGTTCAACAGCACTTATCTGAAATTATGCCGAAAGGCTTCTGGTGAATAGCCTGTGTGTTTTTTAAAGAACCGGATAAAGTAGGAAGTATCTTCATATCCCAGATAATACGCTATCTGATTGACCTGATTGGAAGTAGCCAGCAGATAGCGTTTAGCTTCCAGAATACAGTAGTCTGTAATGAGTTCGGAACAAGTTTTGCCCAACATGGATTTGGTAATAGCATTTAACTGGTAGACAGACAAATTCAACATATCTGCGTAGTCAGATACCTGCTTATGAGTGGTAGCATGGGTTTCTAACAATTCAAGTAATTCCTCCAGGCGTTCTTGTCCATACAGGTTTGTACTCGCCGAACTCTTTTGATTATTCTGTCGAAGAAGTTCAATAAAACAAATGCCCAGATTTGCCTTAATCACTTCCTGAAATCCTTCTTGTTGGTCAGTATATTCCTGAAATATATACCTCAATACAGAAAACAGTTTCTCAAAATTCTGGTCATTCAACTGATAAGAATTAATCGATCCTACCCTACGTAATACATGACTGGCTTTATGATCCTGAGGCGAATAGAAAGCTATTGTGAATTGCATCAGATATCCTGTACTACCAGCTTTTAGTGTAAGTTTATGCACCTGGCCAGGGCGCATAAAGAAAATAGTATTGTCAGAGACTTCATACGGAATAAAGTCTATCTCATGAGATCCTGCTCCTTTCTGTAAAGCCAACATGTAAAAGAATGTATGCCTGTGTGTATCCTGCATGCTGTCTTTGCCACCAAACACATCCTGTACATCCCGTATACTAAAGCTATCCGACAGAATCGATTCCTTAGAGACAGTGGTAATACTTCGTATGGGAATATTTTCCATACGACAAATGTAAAACTAATTCCCTTTACGAACCAGACAAGCTCCAATAGCTGCCATTACAGCTACTACAGATGCCACTGTCCGGACATGATTCCAGATATTCCATCGGCCTTCGAATAAAGATCTTTGTGTGTGTATCTGTTCCGAACTAGCAGTTGAAAGTGAGAAAGCATCCAACTGGTTATTCAATGGAACATTAGCTACTATTGTTACCCCAAACACACCAATGCCATACACTACAGAAGCTGCTAACAAAACCAGAAATGCGGACTTATTCAAAGAATACTGCTGAATACAAGCCCAGGGAAGTAATAGTAGCGCTCCAAAGAAGCAGCTAAAGAACAATGGATTTTGAATTTCACGATTAATAGATTGCATAGCTTTGATATATTCTATATCAGACAATTTCTGCAACCCAAGGTACACAGAAACAGAATAGGCAAAAAACAACCCTGCCATCAATGCAGTCAGGGTTGTTGCCACAAGTAAGATCGCATCAGGGAACTTCATAGGATGCACTGTAGAGAAAGTCTAAATTGATTTTTACCATGTACTAGTTGGAAATACTAACAGCCTTTCGGGAATAAAGTCTGTTCTGCAATTGCTGTAACATGAAATTCGCCACATCTGCTCTGGAAATTTTGAGGCTTAGCTTTTTATACTTTCCATCAAAATCCACTTTGTAGGTATTGGTCACCGAACCATTGGTAAAGGCACTGGGACGTACAACAGTATAATCCAGTGAGCTGTCAAAAATATAACGTTCCTGTATCTGATGATCCTGAAAAGCCTTTTTGAGCAACCAGCCAAACATGATGTATTTCCAGAAGAAATTCAGATTACCCGCACTGTTCCCCAACCCCAGTGTAGTCTGGCAGATAAAACGTTTACTACCCGTTTTTTGCATGGCATCCAAAATGTGTCGGGTACCTGTTGCCCGTACCTTTCCACTGGCACCATCTCCAATGGCGCACAATACCGCGTCCTGATTTCGGATGGCATTTTCTACATCATCGGCATTCTGGAGATCACCTTTGACGATTTGCAGATTATTATGAGCAAAAGTTGCCAGCTTTTCAGGAGAACGGGTAAAGGCTGTTACAGAATGTCCCTGTTCTAATGCCTGTTTCACAAGTTGGGAGCCTACACTCCCGGTAGCACCAAAAATAATGAGCTTCATAGTGGTAAGAAGTTTAAGTTATACCACAAAGTTGGTGCATGGGGAACGCGGAAAATAGAATAAAAACGACAGCTGGTGATTTTGTGCTTATTTTTTTGAAAAAACTTTGGGTGTTTTTCCAGTATAGGCTTTGAAAACACGGATAAAATGTGACTGATCAGCAAAACCGTTTTCGTATACAATATCCGTAAGCTTATTATAATCTTTTATCGTGAGCTGTTCCAGTGACAACTGAAACTGAATAATCTGAGCAAACTGTTTGGGTAATAATCCTGTTTCGCTGACAAATCTTCGTTCAAGGGTACGTGGGTTAAGTTCTAATTCTTCTGCAATAGCTCGAATCGGCTCCTGTCCTTTGGTAAGAACAATTTTCTCAATTACCTGTCTGATTGTCAAATCGAGACTTTGTTTTTTGAGTTGAAACATCTGATACAGGAAAGAGGTTAATGCTTCTATTCTCTGCGAAAGCTCTGAACAGGCCAGCAATTGTTTGGTAAAAGTGGGAGTATCAAATTCTTTCAGTTGTGCCAGGTCGTAACAATTATCGTTAATAGACCTAGGAGTGACTCCAAAAAAACTCTTTAAGACAAAAGGATACAATTGGTAGATAATCAGTTGATAGGTTCCATCTATTTCCATCTCAATGGGATGAAGTGTTTGTCCATATAGAAACAACACTGGCATCTGCTTTTTGTGAGGATTCACGATTAGGCCATTGGCTGTTTGCTGAAATAGTAATCCGGGATAACCATCGGCAAAGAAAGGTAGATTGGTTTTGATATCAGAATCTATATTTTCAAATACCCAGATGGTTTTTACAAAAAGAGCAATCGATTTATCAGGAACTATAGTCTGAAAATTCATTCTATGTTAGTACAGGTTATACGAGGCAAAGCTGTTTGGGTATAAAAGTTTACACAGCAACTTTCATCCCATTGTGATTTATTGTTTCTTTCAATACTTTTAACCAGATATTTATCTTTCCTATAAATAGAGGCTAAAGTACATTACTTATGTATCTTGAAGATAAAACCTTTTTATTGTTTTTCATCTTGCACTTATGACAAGTTTTAAATTAGTTGTTCTTTCTTTTTTGATTACCAGCATTCCAACAGGCTTATTATGCCTGGTGTATGAATACCCTCTCATTGCCACTTCATCTCCTTATAGCCTTTTTGACTTTACTATGTTTGGACTTTTGCTAGCCGTCATGAGTTATAGTCTGGTATATATTGTCTTACCTGTTCTGTCACACCTCAAAAACGATCTTCAATTTACACGCTCTGACAAAGCTTTTTATAGTATCTACACACTGCTATGCCTTCATTTTTTTATACTGGTAGGAGGTTATCTGGAATCGGGCATGTATATTCGTGAGGGTGCTGACTTCCTGTATTATTACAAAGGAGCGGGTAACAGTCTCATATATGTTCTGACAGGTACTGTCACTTCTCTTATCATTGCTGCACTATATGCCACGCAACATTCTGTACCTGAATATGAGACAAAGGAATAAAACCAGTTTCCTTTCATACATAATTGCTTGACAAGTAGGACACTAAATAATCATTTTTGTAAAAAGCCATCCGGTTTTGGCATAACATTTTTTACTATTTGTCATAGATATCATACTCCTATCTTCTTGGCAATCAAGCGTTATGGATATTACCAGCTATTTACAACGAATCCTTTTTTCGGGTCCTATTGTACCTGATACTCAAACTCTGATAGCTATTCACGAACAACATATCTATCAGGTGCCCTTTGAAAACTTAGACGTTCGTTACAACCAACTTTTTGATTTACAGCTGGAAAAGGTATATGAAAAGATAGTTACCCAAATGAGGGGTGGCTTTTGTTATGAGCTTAACCTTATTTTCAA harbors:
- a CDS encoding class I SAM-dependent methyltransferase, with protein sequence MNINPNWDERYKEQEFAYGKIPNLFFKEWLLKFMPGTILMPADGEGRNGVFAAQQGWKVTSFDQSIEGQAKALQLAKENSVSLEYIVGDLEHLAFKCESFDAISLIYAHFSAEKKSLFHKKLDTFLKPGGIVILEAFSKKHIHLVKQNPKVGGPKDVAMLYSKEEILADFQNYELLLLEEEDVMLEEGKYHNGKGSVIRFVGRKMV
- a CDS encoding AraC family transcriptional regulator, which codes for MENIPIRSITTVSKESILSDSFSIRDVQDVFGGKDSMQDTHRHTFFYMLALQKGAGSHEIDFIPYEVSDNTIFFMRPGQVHKLTLKAGSTGYLMQFTIAFYSPQDHKASHVLRRVGSINSYQLNDQNFEKLFSVLRYIFQEYTDQQEGFQEVIKANLGICFIELLRQNNQKSSASTNLYGQERLEELLELLETHATTHKQVSDYADMLNLSVYQLNAITKSMLGKTCSELITDYCILEAKRYLLATSNQVNQIAYYLGYEDTSYFIRFFKKHTGYSPEAFRHNFR
- a CDS encoding DUF1772 domain-containing protein codes for the protein MKFPDAILLVATTLTALMAGLFFAYSVSVYLGLQKLSDIEYIKAMQSINREIQNPLFFSCFFGALLLLPWACIQQYSLNKSAFLVLLAASVVYGIGVFGVTIVANVPLNNQLDAFSLSTASSEQIHTQRSLFEGRWNIWNHVRTVASVVAVMAAIGACLVRKGN
- a CDS encoding SDR family oxidoreductase — translated: MKLIIFGATGSVGSQLVKQALEQGHSVTAFTRSPEKLATFAHNNLQIVKGDLQNADDVENAIRNQDAVLCAIGDGASGKVRATGTRHILDAMQKTGSKRFICQTTLGLGNSAGNLNFFWKYIMFGWLLKKAFQDHQIQERYIFDSSLDYTVVRPSAFTNGSVTNTYKVDFDGKYKKLSLKISRADVANFMLQQLQNRLYSRKAVSISN
- a CDS encoding helix-turn-helix domain-containing protein, with product MNFQTIVPDKSIALFVKTIWVFENIDSDIKTNLPFFADGYPGLLFQQTANGLIVNPHKKQMPVLFLYGQTLHPIEMEIDGTYQLIIYQLYPFVLKSFFGVTPRSINDNCYDLAQLKEFDTPTFTKQLLACSELSQRIEALTSFLYQMFQLKKQSLDLTIRQVIEKIVLTKGQEPIRAIAEELELNPRTLERRFVSETGLLPKQFAQIIQFQLSLEQLTIKDYNKLTDIVYENGFADQSHFIRVFKAYTGKTPKVFSKK